A portion of the Mesobacillus sp. AQ2 genome contains these proteins:
- a CDS encoding LacI family DNA-binding transcriptional regulator: MLTIKEIAEMANVSRATVSRVLNESGYVSAAAKKRVLEVIKKTGYVPSQHAKSLRTKQTKVIGVILPKISTETSSRVVDGMNDVFSEHGYQILLTTTNLNPEKEIEYIRLLKSRQVDGIVLIATNINKELMAEIEQLQIPFVAIGQDIPGVCSVTYDDYEASKTMAKAIIEKGYKYIAFIGVDESDRAVGIRRKKGFLDSMKEHNLTVREGWVKETNFDILSGYEAMKEIMEQSEKDDYPDAVFAVTDRIAIGAMQYLKEAGYKIPNQIAVSGMGAADISQYVQPALTTIEYENQRAGEEAAFMLLDQIVKNEKNDKKMILGYRLIVRDSI; encoded by the coding sequence ATGTTGACCATTAAGGAAATTGCAGAGATGGCAAATGTTTCAAGAGCAACAGTCTCGAGAGTTTTAAATGAATCGGGTTATGTAAGTGCAGCAGCTAAAAAGCGAGTGCTGGAGGTAATTAAAAAAACAGGGTATGTGCCCAGCCAACATGCAAAATCACTTCGAACCAAACAAACAAAAGTTATTGGTGTTATCCTTCCGAAAATCAGTACCGAAACATCAAGTCGTGTAGTAGACGGTATGAATGATGTATTTAGCGAGCACGGTTATCAAATCCTGCTGACTACAACTAACCTTAATCCTGAAAAGGAAATCGAATATATCCGATTGTTAAAAAGCAGACAGGTTGATGGGATTGTTTTAATTGCTACCAATATAAATAAGGAACTAATGGCAGAGATCGAGCAGCTTCAAATACCCTTTGTGGCTATTGGACAAGATATTCCAGGTGTATGCAGTGTTACCTATGATGATTATGAAGCCTCGAAAACAATGGCGAAAGCGATTATCGAAAAAGGCTATAAATACATCGCTTTCATTGGTGTAGATGAATCAGACCGTGCAGTGGGAATAAGGCGCAAAAAAGGATTCCTGGATTCAATGAAAGAACATAACCTTACAGTCAGAGAGGGATGGGTCAAAGAGACAAATTTCGATATATTATCTGGTTACGAAGCGATGAAAGAAATAATGGAGCAATCTGAAAAAGATGACTACCCAGATGCTGTATTCGCAGTAACGGACAGAATTGCTATTGGAGCCATGCAGTATTTGAAAGAAGCTGGTTATAAGATTCCCAATCAAATAGCTGTTTCAGGTATGGGTGCTGCTGATATTTCTCAATATGTCCAGCCGGCATTAACCACAATTGAATATGAAAATCAGAGGGCGGGCGAAGAAGCGGCTTTCATGCTCCTGGATCAAATTGTAAAGAATGAAAAGAATGATAAGAAGATGATTTTAGGTTATAGACTAATAGTTAGAGATAGTATATAA
- a CDS encoding cytochrome c oxidase subunit II, producing MHLDEKIWLFLSFGMIMGFMIFTGYQAVALGMGPPSHKETIDPQKVDETAPFDEPGIKQIGENEYEVVMTLQVFSFTPMEIEVPAGSTVHFTLTSKDVVHGFQVANTNLNAMVMPGHIQKISQKFDEPGEYLVLCNEYCGAGHQAMSTKIIVK from the coding sequence ATGCATTTAGATGAAAAAATCTGGCTGTTTTTAAGTTTTGGAATGATCATGGGATTCATGATTTTTACTGGGTACCAGGCAGTGGCATTAGGAATGGGGCCGCCAAGCCATAAAGAAACGATTGATCCGCAAAAGGTCGATGAAACAGCTCCATTTGATGAGCCGGGAATAAAACAAATTGGTGAAAACGAGTACGAAGTTGTCATGACGCTTCAGGTATTTAGTTTTACACCAATGGAAATCGAAGTTCCTGCCGGTTCTACAGTCCATTTCACTTTAACGTCAAAAGATGTTGTCCATGGTTTCCAGGTGGCAAATACGAATTTAAACGCAATGGTTATGCCGGGTCATATCCAAAAAATATCTCAGAAGTTTGATGAACCAGGTGAATATTTGGTGCTATGCAATGAATATTGCGGTGCCGGGCACCAGGCCATGAGCACGAAAATCATCGTTAAATAA
- a CDS encoding SCO family protein — MIKNRQTAVSCIVILVFGLLLFYTGTDGFTAYTAETARVTKLVEEQPQFPQVTFEDSEDRTYSISEFEGKYVFITFIYTGCTTICIKLEENMSQVYELLPSEYIGKDIIFLSISFDPGKDDPATLNKYKDLFGSDGETWRMARIPDQEQLDTLLKKFGVIVIPDGNGNFAHNSAFYLLDRQGALVDVMDFTLVNEAADRLKETLEADRGK; from the coding sequence TTGATCAAAAATCGGCAAACGGCCGTATCTTGTATAGTTATATTGGTGTTTGGACTTCTTTTATTTTATACAGGAACAGACGGATTCACAGCTTATACAGCAGAGACAGCAAGAGTGACAAAACTGGTTGAAGAACAGCCCCAGTTTCCACAAGTAACCTTTGAGGATAGTGAGGATCGGACCTATTCTATTTCCGAATTTGAAGGAAAATATGTATTTATCACTTTTATCTATACAGGCTGCACTACGATATGCATTAAGCTAGAAGAAAATATGTCGCAGGTGTACGAACTGCTTCCCAGTGAATATATAGGCAAGGATATCATCTTTTTAAGCATCAGCTTTGACCCGGGCAAAGATGATCCGGCTACGTTGAACAAGTATAAGGATTTATTCGGAAGTGATGGAGAGACATGGAGAATGGCCAGAATCCCTGACCAGGAACAGTTGGATACCTTGCTGAAGAAGTTTGGCGTCATTGTGATTCCGGATGGAAATGGGAACTTCGCTCATAATTCTGCGTTTTATTTATTGGACCGTCAAGGCGCACTAGTGGATGTAATGGATTTTACACTGGTAAATGAGGCAGCAGATAGGCTGAAAGAGACTTTAGAAGCAGACAGGGGGAAATGA
- a CDS encoding polysaccharide deacetylase family protein, translating into MKKRIVYLGIIITIVFLFLLGTYKLMNSRTFQLFGGLTSQVETKEKVVALTFDDGPTQQVPEILQILKKYDAKATFFLIGNEIEKNPDAAEMIARAGHQIGNHTYSHNRMVLKSPTFIKKEITRTNELIEAAGYKGEIDFRPPNGKKLIGLPYYLHQQNIDTITWNLEPDSFYHTSADKIEYVIDNVKPGSIILLHPMYDQSGDELKTIEGILKDLTVEGYKFVTVNELQEVN; encoded by the coding sequence ATGAAAAAGAGAATTGTCTATCTTGGAATTATAATTACGATCGTATTCCTTTTTTTGCTTGGGACATATAAATTAATGAATTCCAGGACTTTTCAACTGTTTGGCGGTCTAACATCCCAGGTGGAAACCAAAGAAAAAGTAGTCGCATTAACCTTTGATGATGGTCCAACACAACAAGTGCCAGAAATTTTGCAAATACTAAAGAAGTACGATGCTAAAGCAACATTCTTCCTGATTGGAAACGAAATCGAAAAAAATCCAGATGCAGCAGAAATGATAGCCAGGGCAGGTCATCAAATTGGGAATCACACATACTCCCATAACAGGATGGTGTTGAAATCCCCGACTTTTATCAAAAAGGAAATTACCCGAACAAATGAATTAATTGAAGCAGCAGGGTATAAAGGGGAGATTGACTTTCGGCCTCCTAACGGGAAAAAACTAATAGGACTGCCCTATTACTTGCATCAGCAAAATATTGACACCATCACCTGGAATCTTGAACCAGATTCCTTCTATCATACATCTGCTGATAAAATAGAATACGTGATAGATAATGTAAAGCCTGGTTCCATTATTTTATTGCATCCGATGTACGATCAATCTGGAGATGAGCTTAAGACCATCGAAGGAATTTTGAAGGATTTAACAGTAGAAGGGTATAAATTCGTCACGGTAAATGAGCTTCAGGAAGTTAATTGA
- a CDS encoding cbb3-type cytochrome c oxidase subunit I — translation MQSAVNSTSFKQKTNQVLGISQEDARISKSYLSIAFIALLLGGFLGLLQGLNRAGVLQLPPWLNYYQVLTAHGILLVVVLSAFFTIGYFYAGLSHTLGGLLPKVRKMAWIGFWMKIFGFVLVVIPILKNEASVMYTFYPPMAASPMFYFGLVFIVLGIWMLALGAFTQVANWRRNHKGQHLPILAFFATGVFVLLVGATAFVAVEVLFMIIPWTLGWTDGINVLLARTLFWAFGHTAVNIWYLTAVSAWYVIVPKIIGGHRWNDLLTRMVVIPLVIMNITGGFHHQIIDPGISESIKYMHVFMSLAIGFPSLMTAYAMFRVFERTARAKGGKGLVGWYKKMPWGDVRFLSPFIAMVAFIPAGAGGIAQSTNQLDQVIHNTMWVVGHFHLTLGMSVIMTFFGISYWLVPYLSKRVLTPAINRLGVIQTVIWTIGMVIMSISMHAAGLFGSPRRTSFTTYGDFAEKLGWNPLMAAVGIGASLLLIAVILQVYAVFNLMFFAPKGVTEFPIAEEEAGASKTPYWTERWGIWVVLMLLVVSMAYVLPIADMIMNAPPGSPPFKTW, via the coding sequence ATGCAGTCTGCAGTAAACTCAACTTCATTTAAACAAAAAACTAATCAAGTATTAGGAATTAGCCAGGAAGATGCAAGAATCTCGAAATCATACTTATCTATTGCGTTCATCGCATTGCTGCTTGGCGGTTTCCTGGGCTTGCTTCAAGGCCTGAATCGAGCGGGTGTCCTGCAATTGCCGCCATGGCTTAACTATTATCAGGTGCTTACGGCCCATGGAATCTTGTTAGTCGTTGTATTATCGGCATTCTTCACGATTGGGTATTTTTATGCCGGACTCTCTCACACGCTGGGAGGATTGCTGCCTAAAGTAAGGAAAATGGCATGGATCGGTTTTTGGATGAAGATATTCGGATTTGTTTTGGTCGTCATTCCAATTTTAAAGAATGAAGCCTCGGTCATGTACACCTTCTATCCGCCAATGGCCGCATCACCAATGTTTTACTTTGGCCTGGTATTCATTGTCTTGGGCATCTGGATGCTAGCATTAGGAGCGTTTACACAGGTTGCGAACTGGAGAAGGAATCACAAGGGACAACACCTCCCGATCCTCGCCTTCTTTGCAACAGGTGTCTTCGTCCTGTTAGTCGGCGCAACAGCTTTTGTTGCGGTGGAAGTCCTGTTCATGATCATTCCATGGACACTTGGCTGGACAGACGGCATAAACGTATTGCTGGCGCGTACACTTTTCTGGGCATTTGGCCATACTGCCGTTAACATTTGGTATCTGACAGCTGTCTCTGCATGGTATGTCATCGTACCAAAAATAATCGGCGGACACCGTTGGAATGATCTCTTAACACGTATGGTTGTCATTCCGTTAGTAATTATGAACATTACCGGCGGATTCCACCATCAGATCATTGACCCCGGTATTTCGGAGTCGATTAAATATATGCACGTGTTCATGAGCCTTGCAATCGGATTTCCATCTTTAATGACCGCATACGCGATGTTCAGGGTTTTTGAACGTACTGCACGAGCGAAAGGCGGAAAGGGTTTAGTTGGCTGGTATAAAAAGATGCCATGGGGCGATGTACGATTCCTGTCGCCGTTTATCGCCATGGTAGCATTCATTCCCGCTGGAGCTGGCGGAATTGCACAAAGCACGAACCAATTGGACCAGGTTATACACAATACAATGTGGGTGGTAGGCCATTTCCACTTAACACTTGGAATGTCTGTCATCATGACCTTCTTCGGCATCAGTTACTGGCTCGTTCCATATCTGTCAAAACGGGTGCTGACACCTGCCATTAATAGATTGGGAGTGATTCAAACCGTCATATGGACTATAGGTATGGTGATCATGTCGATTTCCATGCATGCTGCCGGGCTATTTGGCTCTCCAAGGAGAACATCCTTCACAACCTATGGGGACTTTGCAGAAAAACTTGGATGGAATCCTCTAATGGCAGCGGTGGGGATTGGAGCAAGCTTATTGCTGATTGCCGTCATCCTTCAAGTTTATGCGGTATTCAACCTCATGTTTTTCGCACCAAAGGGAGTAACAGAATTCCCAATTGCCGAAGAGGAAGCAGGAGCGTCGAAAACGCCATACTGGACAGAGCGCTGGGGAATCTGGGTTGTGCTCATGCTATTGGTTGTTTCGATGGCTTATGTATTGCCAATCGCAGACATGATCATGAATGCACCTCCAGGATCGCCGCCATTTAAGACTTGGTAA
- a CDS encoding ABC transporter ATP-binding protein, which yields MISFENVAKKYDDGTYAVKNFNLHINEGELLVLIGPSGSGKTTTLKMINRLIPLTAGYIRIKDKMISDYDIHELRWDIGYVLQQIALFPHMTIEENIAVVPEMKKWDQNKISHRIDELLDMVGLDPKTYRKRLPHELSGGQQQRIGVARALAANPPIILMDEPFSALDPLSREKLQDDLIQLQNNIKKTIVFVTHDMSEALKLGDRICLMRNGEVVQTGSPEELLQQPANDFVREFVGIDQSKGKMVDIIEAVHPANPMEMEHLPVISRKVSINGILVLLSEHEQLAVVDGDEKIGTIDRQGMIQILSGRMEAMK from the coding sequence GTGATCAGCTTTGAAAATGTCGCAAAGAAATATGACGATGGAACCTATGCGGTGAAGAATTTTAATTTACATATTAACGAAGGGGAATTGCTTGTCCTGATCGGTCCGAGCGGCTCCGGTAAGACGACGACTTTAAAAATGATCAATCGGCTGATTCCGCTTACGGCCGGCTACATAAGGATCAAGGATAAGATGATCAGTGACTATGATATTCACGAGCTTCGCTGGGATATTGGGTATGTGCTTCAGCAGATTGCCTTGTTTCCGCATATGACGATCGAAGAAAATATAGCGGTCGTCCCAGAGATGAAGAAATGGGATCAGAATAAAATCAGTCACCGGATCGATGAATTGTTGGATATGGTTGGACTTGACCCGAAAACCTATCGTAAAAGGCTGCCCCATGAACTATCCGGAGGGCAGCAGCAAAGGATTGGCGTAGCCCGGGCGCTTGCTGCCAATCCGCCGATCATTTTAATGGACGAGCCATTCAGCGCATTGGACCCATTGAGCAGGGAAAAACTTCAGGATGACCTGATTCAATTGCAAAACAACATAAAGAAAACGATCGTATTCGTGACCCATGATATGAGCGAGGCATTGAAGCTTGGTGACCGGATTTGCCTGATGAGGAATGGGGAAGTTGTCCAGACAGGATCCCCGGAAGAACTGCTGCAACAGCCTGCGAATGACTTTGTCCGTGAGTTTGTCGGGATTGACCAATCTAAGGGGAAAATGGTGGATATCATTGAAGCTGTTCATCCTGCGAATCCTATGGAGATGGAGCACCTTCCTGTCATTTCCCGCAAGGTGTCGATCAATGGAATCCTCGTGTTATTGAGTGAGCATGAACAGCTAGCGGTTGTTGATGGTGATGAAAAAATCGGTACCATTGACCGACAGGGGATGATCCAGATTTTATCTGGCCGAATGGAGGCGATGAAATGA
- a CDS encoding sucrose-specific PTS transporter subunit IIBC, protein MADNRQIAKEIIDAAGGQENILSAAHCATRLRIMVKDKEKIDQKRVEEIEKVKGAFFNSGQYQVILGTGTVNKIYEEVIGLGIGSSTKSEQAKEAAQSGTVFQRAIRSFGDVFVPIIPALVATGLFMGLRGLVMQEQILALFGLTPDDISQNFLLFTQVLTDTAFIFLPALVAWSTFRVFGGSPIIGLVLGLMLVSPSLPNAWNVAGGSADPIMFLGFIPVVGYQGSVLPAFIAGIVGAKLEQMIRKRVPDAFDLIVTPFLTLLIMISLALFVIGPVFHTVENWILDATVTVLEWPFGISGFLIGFLNQIIVVTGVHHVFNMLEISLLEKLGNNPYNAIVTAAVAAQGGATLAVGLKTKSKKLRALALPSSLSAFLGITEPAIFGVNLRYGKPFLMGLIGGGVGGFLASIFGLKATGMAITVIPGTLLYLNGQILLYLFVNIIAIAIAFVLTWMFGFSDKQLKENQ, encoded by the coding sequence ATGGCTGACAATCGTCAAATTGCAAAAGAAATTATTGATGCAGCAGGCGGACAAGAAAATATTTTATCAGCTGCCCATTGTGCTACCAGGCTAAGGATCATGGTAAAGGACAAAGAAAAAATAGACCAAAAGAGAGTAGAAGAAATTGAGAAGGTAAAAGGTGCCTTTTTTAACTCTGGTCAGTATCAGGTAATCCTTGGAACGGGTACGGTCAATAAAATTTATGAAGAAGTAATAGGTCTGGGGATTGGCAGTTCCACAAAATCTGAGCAAGCCAAAGAGGCAGCTCAAAGCGGGACAGTTTTCCAGAGAGCGATCCGGTCTTTCGGGGATGTTTTTGTGCCCATCATTCCTGCTCTTGTCGCAACTGGATTATTCATGGGTCTGCGCGGTCTTGTTATGCAGGAACAAATCCTGGCTTTATTTGGTTTGACACCAGATGATATATCACAAAACTTTCTATTATTTACTCAAGTTTTGACTGATACTGCTTTTATCTTTTTGCCTGCACTTGTTGCCTGGTCTACTTTCAGGGTCTTCGGCGGATCACCGATTATTGGTTTGGTCCTGGGGCTCATGCTTGTTAGTCCGTCGTTGCCAAATGCCTGGAACGTAGCAGGCGGGAGCGCAGACCCAATCATGTTTCTTGGGTTTATTCCAGTGGTAGGTTATCAAGGATCTGTATTGCCAGCTTTTATTGCCGGTATTGTTGGTGCCAAGCTCGAGCAGATGATTCGCAAACGTGTTCCTGATGCCTTTGATTTGATTGTTACGCCATTTTTAACTTTATTAATTATGATTAGCCTGGCATTATTTGTGATAGGCCCTGTCTTCCATACAGTTGAAAACTGGATTTTGGATGCAACAGTTACCGTTTTGGAGTGGCCATTTGGCATCAGCGGATTCCTGATTGGGTTCTTGAACCAAATCATCGTTGTAACAGGTGTTCATCATGTTTTCAATATGCTGGAAATATCTCTGCTTGAAAAATTGGGCAATAATCCATACAACGCAATTGTTACCGCTGCCGTTGCTGCCCAGGGTGGCGCTACATTGGCAGTAGGTTTAAAGACTAAATCCAAAAAGTTGAGAGCGTTGGCTCTGCCATCCTCCTTATCCGCTTTTCTGGGTATAACTGAACCAGCGATTTTCGGTGTGAATCTCCGGTATGGAAAACCGTTCCTGATGGGCCTTATTGGCGGTGGTGTTGGCGGCTTTCTCGCTTCCATCTTTGGCTTAAAAGCAACGGGGATGGCGATTACAGTTATTCCAGGTACCTTGCTCTATTTGAATGGACAAATTTTACTGTATTTATTTGTTAATATCATCGCAATTGCCATAGCTTTTGTTTTAACTTGGATGTTTGGTTTTTCCGATAAGCAGTTAAAGGAGAACCAGTAA
- the opuFB gene encoding osmoprotectant update ABC transporter permease/substrate-binding subunit OpuFB (The ABC transporter OpuF is widely distributed in Bacillus species other than B. subtilis. OpuFA is the ATP-binding subunit, while OpuFB is a fusion of permease and substrate-binding subunits.) — MNGWTSTFAERKDELLSALLEHIQISFIALFFAVLIAIPLGIFLTRRKRISEGIIGVTAVLQTIPSLALLGLLIPLFGIGKVPAIIALVAYALLPILRNTYTGINEVDPALIEAARAMGMNSKRRLMKVELPLAMPVIMAGIRTAMVLIVGTATIAALIGAGGLGDLILLGIDRNNTALIVLGAIPAALLAILFDLVLRRFETVSFKKSLVTIGAISLAVILMMAMPFLGGKNEDELVIAGKLGSEPEILINMYKLLIEEETDHSVQLKPGLGKTSFVFTALKNGDIDIYPEFTGTAISEFLKETAESTSRQEVYQQAKEGMKKEFDMDMLRPMDYNNTYALAVPEQLAKEKDLKTISDLKSIETSLKAGFTLEFSDREDGYKGIQKLYNLNLPSLTTMEPKLRYGAIKSGEINLVDAYSTDSELQRYKLVVLEDDKNLFPPYQGAPLMRAETAEKYPEIVEALNKLEGKITDDEMRKMNYQVNVEGKSAEETARKYLREAGLLE; from the coding sequence ATGAACGGCTGGACTTCCACTTTTGCAGAAAGAAAAGATGAACTTTTAAGTGCCCTGCTCGAACATATCCAGATTTCTTTCATTGCGCTATTCTTCGCAGTGTTAATCGCCATTCCGCTCGGTATTTTCCTGACAAGAAGGAAGCGGATATCAGAAGGAATCATAGGAGTAACTGCGGTGCTGCAAACAATTCCTTCACTTGCATTGCTCGGACTGTTGATTCCTCTGTTCGGAATTGGCAAAGTCCCGGCAATCATTGCCCTAGTGGCGTATGCACTTCTTCCGATTTTAAGGAATACATATACAGGAATCAATGAGGTAGATCCCGCGTTAATTGAAGCTGCCCGGGCCATGGGAATGAACAGCAAGCGGCGTTTGATGAAAGTGGAACTTCCATTGGCGATGCCGGTCATTATGGCTGGAATCCGGACAGCGATGGTCTTGATCGTTGGAACAGCAACGATTGCAGCCCTGATTGGAGCCGGTGGGCTAGGTGACCTGATCCTCCTCGGAATCGATCGTAATAACACGGCATTAATCGTTCTTGGGGCCATACCCGCTGCCCTTCTTGCGATCCTGTTCGACCTCGTGCTTAGAAGGTTTGAAACGGTTTCTTTTAAAAAATCACTTGTAACAATTGGGGCCATTTCATTAGCCGTAATCCTCATGATGGCCATGCCATTCCTCGGCGGGAAAAATGAAGACGAACTTGTCATCGCCGGAAAGCTGGGATCGGAACCGGAAATTCTGATCAATATGTACAAGCTCCTGATCGAAGAAGAAACGGACCATTCGGTACAGCTGAAGCCGGGACTGGGAAAAACATCTTTTGTTTTCACCGCATTGAAAAATGGAGATATTGATATTTATCCGGAATTTACCGGCACGGCCATCTCGGAATTTTTAAAAGAAACAGCCGAGAGTACAAGCCGCCAAGAAGTATATCAGCAGGCAAAAGAAGGGATGAAAAAAGAGTTCGACATGGATATGCTTCGGCCGATGGATTACAACAACACCTATGCTTTAGCCGTTCCGGAACAATTGGCAAAGGAAAAGGACTTGAAAACCATATCTGACTTGAAATCGATTGAAACATCATTAAAAGCTGGCTTCACGCTTGAGTTTTCAGATCGGGAAGATGGCTACAAAGGAATCCAGAAGCTTTATAATCTGAATCTGCCAAGCTTGACCACTATGGAGCCAAAACTTAGGTACGGAGCGATAAAAAGCGGGGAAATCAACCTGGTGGATGCCTACTCCACCGACAGTGAGCTCCAGCGCTACAAGCTGGTCGTACTTGAAGATGATAAAAACTTATTCCCTCCATATCAGGGAGCCCCTCTCATGAGAGCTGAAACAGCAGAAAAATATCCCGAAATCGTCGAGGCACTTAACAAGCTCGAGGGTAAAATCACCGATGATGAAATGCGGAAAATGAATTATCAGGTGAATGTAGAAGGGAAGTCGGCTGAAGAGACAGCACGGAAGTATTTAAGAGAAGCCGGATTATTAGAATAA
- a CDS encoding diphthine--ammonia ligase, whose translation MKIAISFSGGKDSMLALYKIQNNPVFEVDSLLVTLTEGFGRVSIHGVRYELLKLQSESLGIPLREVWLPQDCPDEKYQEIMGKAIAGMRKDGVTHIAFGDIHLQDVREYREELFSESGITPVFPLWGIPVEEVSHDFVDLGFKTVLTCVDLERLDPSCAGKVYDRKFIMEYPKEHDICGENGEFHSFVFDGPNFEFPINYGLGEKKVTKDYFTKKDRFLFIDLIPY comes from the coding sequence ATGAAAATAGCAATCTCATTCAGTGGCGGGAAGGACTCCATGCTGGCATTATACAAAATACAAAATAACCCTGTTTTTGAGGTTGATTCATTGCTCGTGACCCTGACAGAAGGATTCGGCCGGGTATCGATTCATGGGGTTCGCTATGAGCTGTTGAAGCTTCAATCTGAGTCATTGGGAATTCCATTAAGAGAGGTCTGGCTTCCGCAGGATTGTCCGGATGAAAAGTATCAAGAAATAATGGGTAAAGCGATAGCAGGGATGAGAAAAGACGGCGTTACCCATATTGCCTTTGGCGATATACATCTTCAGGATGTACGAGAGTATCGGGAGGAATTATTCTCTGAATCGGGAATAACCCCTGTTTTTCCGCTCTGGGGTATACCGGTAGAGGAAGTAAGCCATGATTTTGTTGATCTTGGTTTCAAAACGGTTTTAACATGTGTTGATTTAGAAAGGCTGGATCCGTCCTGCGCAGGCAAAGTATATGATCGAAAATTCATCATGGAATACCCGAAAGAACATGATATTTGCGGAGAGAATGGAGAATTCCATTCATTTGTATTTGATGGTCCAAACTTTGAATTTCCTATCAACTATGGATTAGGCGAGAAAAAAGTGACAAAGGATTATTTCACTAAAAAAGATCGATTCTTGTTCATAGATTTAATCCCATATTAA
- a CDS encoding MarR family transcriptional regulator, with protein MEFLLSKDVYEYLAEFRYQLRKFQKFSETAAENMGITAQQHQLMLAIKGYPEREYATPSELAERLQITHHSCVGLIDRCEKSGLVSRRKNPEDGRSVFVDVTAKGMEILEGLSEIHLEEIKRIGLFKEKL; from the coding sequence GTGGAATTTTTGCTTAGTAAAGACGTATATGAGTACCTTGCTGAGTTTCGGTACCAATTGAGGAAGTTCCAGAAGTTCAGTGAAACAGCAGCTGAAAATATGGGCATAACCGCCCAGCAGCACCAACTGATGCTAGCCATAAAAGGATATCCGGAAAGGGAGTATGCTACACCGAGCGAGCTGGCAGAACGATTGCAAATCACCCATCATTCATGCGTCGGCCTGATCGATCGCTGCGAAAAGTCAGGACTGGTCTCTCGCAGGAAAAACCCGGAAGACGGCAGGAGTGTCTTTGTAGATGTAACCGCTAAAGGGATGGAGATCCTTGAGGGTCTGTCTGAAATCCATCTGGAAGAGATCAAACGAATCGGATTGTTTAAGGAGAAGCTTTGA